A region of Zeugodacus cucurbitae isolate PBARC_wt_2022May chromosome 5, idZeuCucr1.2, whole genome shotgun sequence DNA encodes the following proteins:
- the LOC105210657 gene encoding uncharacterized protein LOC105210657 isoform X1, which yields MSDIYYCSNSKNKQKSSGDSKSSSAEKSSKSASANGVSNSNNSSNNNNNNNTIRENNNVCGKHISNGKANWNAKGIQSNPSGHRDSTGNGLNTPAQPQKVFHNARCARHHKPHHNHSHNSNNNNNNSSSNNSIANGNNNNNSSSNSNGGLANGTTPNGLTDLCHHQLVTPPAHGHGHNHTHTNGGGGHRRKSESVLSTDSDIRFTRRKLGDSQKCGCAVIAGFLVALLVAGAFVYVGYTYFRPEPLPDRTFRGKFLVMNDKWSMELADQNSLRFNHKARDFRERINLVVKRSDLREAYEGSEILALDGTEDTNEVVVHFNLIFDPYAGLVSTADLLALFAEEITAPNRKYFANMTVDPQSLTIKEVTGLIEEPIMSSSPLGGEDETTEIITTTPKPPRRCEPLKLNYCRSIGYNITTYPNFLGHHSFEEVQADVIAFRELVDAECFREAFDFVCRLLQPPCDTHGSFEPTPGVMCREYCQLFMRGCGSRLPARFKRFFDCETFPESTGIQSCHHKPHCAHDLQNNAQSPRLCDGFVDCPDFSDERTCTFCTGNSLYCGRGRACVSRKARCDGKADCPDGSDEKDCLAIAPLAADLLKPEPMVPYLPRFHSEGFAVFSEKGVVGKLCAEGLEDDSKLIVRQTVAESLCKSLGYESVDIFEVRNDTEQVEDYVRVLDPHAPEISFIRTHCQKRRVLYVGCGELQCGVQSVLSPKQHLSLPKMSSPGDWPWLVALYREDIHVCDGTLISRDWVLTTESCFQGQPRATWMAIFGAVRLSSNAPWTQRRRIIGLIKSPVEGSTAALIRLETPVNFSDHVRPICLPDELQRKQDQLAKRRAFVPKAERLEGKRPLPKVSPTPSAVQRRLAESQKFFVSPAVEQDSVDANSGGSSSENREEYSRSDFDHSEAAASQMPRAEALTQMVEQKINEYPLPESAPQVHYYSGAGAPASRYASVPVAAGGTAAAIGRTPIGGVNSKLPAAPPKVEEIWTNCNTLGWSRQRDHLQRVQLKIGDMAPCENISIATVNSMCTEATYQKHDCTQEEYSGAPVQCLIPGTNQWALLGVSSWRIACGPSGVERPRMYDKITSNAAWIREILSAA from the exons AATAAGCAAAAATCAAGTGGGGATAGCAAGAGTAGCTCAGCTGAAAAGTCTTCGAAATCTGCAAGTGCCAATGGTgtaagcaatagcaacaacagcagcaacaacaacaataataataatactattcGAGAGAATAACAACGTTTGCGGCAAACACATTTCAAATGGCAAAGCAAATTGGAATGCAAAG GGCATTCAGAGCAATCCTAGTGGACATCGCGATTCAACCGGAAATGGCTTGAATACACCAGCGCAGCCGCAAAAGGTCTTTCACAATGCGCGTTGTGCACGTCACCACAAACCACATCACAATCAtagccacaacagcaacaacaacaataacaatagcagcagcaacaacagtattGCCAAtggtaacaataacaacaatagcagcagtaATAGCAACGGTGGTCTCGCGAATGGCACGACACCAAATGGTCTTACCGATTTGTGTCATCACCAATTGGTCACTCCACCCGCACATGGACATGgacacaatcacacacacaccaacggTGGTGGCGGACATCGAAGGAAATCAGAATCAGTACTATCCACAGATTCGGATATACGATTCACGCGTCGCAAACTGGGCGATAGTCAGAAGTGCGGTTGTGCTGTGATAGCGGGATTTCTAGTCGCGCTCCTAGTGGCCGGCGCTTTCGTTTATGTTGGTT ACACATACTTCCGCCCTGAACCGCTGCCAGATCGGACCTTCCGCGGCAAGTTTTTGGTCATGAACGATAAATGGTCTATGGAGTTGGCAGATCAGAATTCCTTGCGGTTTAATCATAAAGCGCGTGACTTCCGTGAGCGTATTAATTTGGTTGTAAAACGTTCCGATTTACGTGAGGCTTACGAAGGCAGCGAGATACTGGCTTTGGATGG CACGGAGGATACCAATGAGGTTGTTGTACATTTCAATCTTATTTTCGACCCATATGCTGGGCTGGTATCGACTGCCGATCTCTTGGCACTCTTCGCTGAGGAGATTACCGCGCCGAATCGCAAATATTTCGCCAATATGACTGTTGATCCACAGAGTCTAACCATCAAAGAAGTTACTGGTCTCATTGAAGAACCCATTATGTCTTCTTCACCACTGGGCGGCGAAGATGAGACTACCGAGATAATTACGACTACACCTAAACCACCGCGTCGTTGTGAACCACTCAAATTGAATTACTGCCGTTCGATCGGTTATAATATCACAACATATCCAAATTTCTTGGGCCATCATTCGTTTGAGGAAGTTCAAGCGGACGTGATTGCTTTTCGCGAATTAGTCGATGCGGAGTGTTTTCGTGAGGCTTTCGATTTTGTTTGTCGTTTACTGCAGCCACCTTGTGATACACATGGTTCATTCGAACCCACGCCGGGCGTCATGTGTCGCGAATATTGTCAGCTCTTCATGAGGGGTTGTGGTAGTCGTTTGCCGGCACGTTTCAAGCGTTTTTTCGATTGTGAAACTTTCCCGGAATCGACGGGCATACAGAGTTGTCATCATAAGCCGCATTGCGCACACGATTTGCAAAATAATGCACAAAGTCCGCGTTTATGTGACGGTTTTGTGGACTGTCCCGATTTCTCTGATGAACGCACCTGTACCTTCTGTACGGGAAATTCCTTATATTGTGGTAGAGGACGCGCTTGTGTGTCACGTAAGGCGCGCTGCGATGGCAAAGCGGATTGTCCGGATGGTTCGGATGAAAAAGATTGTC TTGCAATAGCACCACTGGCTGCTGATCTCTTAAAACCAGAGCCAATGGTGCCATATTTACCACGCTTCCACTCAGAAGGTTTCGCGGTATTTTCTGAAAAAGGAGTTGTGGGGAAATTGTGCGCAGAAGGCCTCGAGGACGATAGTAAATTGATAGTACGTCAAACTGTGGCAGAATCTCTTTGCAAATCTCTCGGCTATGA ATCTGTCGACATATTTGAAGTGCGCAACGATACCGAACAAGTAGAAGATTACGTGCGTGTGCTGGATCCCCACGCGCCAGAGATATCTTTCATACGCACTCATTGTCAGAAGCGACGGGTACTCTACGTGGGCTGTGGTGAGTTACAGTGTGGTGTGCAGTCTGTATTATCGCCGAAACAACATCTGTCCTTACCAAAGATGTCCTCACCTGGTGATTGGCCTTGGTTAGTGGCGCTTTATCGCGAGGACATACATGTGTGTGACGGAACACTG ATATCTCGCGATTGGGTACTCACAACCGAGTCATGTTTCCAAGGACAACCACGCGCCACTTGGATGGCCATATTCGGCGCCGTGCGGCTTTCATCGAACGCACCATGGACTCAGCGTCGTCGTATCATTGGTTTGATAAAGAGCCCCGTGGAAGGATCGACAGCGGCATTAATTCGACTTGAGACACCAGTTAATTTCTCTGATCATGTGCGACCTATATGCCTACCCGATGAACTGCAACGCAAACAAGATCAACTGGCGAAACGACGTGCTTTTGTTCCCAAAGCTGAGCGTCTAGAAGGCAAACGTCCACTGCCGAAGGTGTCGCCAACGCCCAGTGCTGTGCAACGTCGTTTAGCAGAATCACAAAAATTCTTTGTCTCACCGGCGGTGGAGCAGGACTCAGTTGACGCAAACAGCGGAGGTAGCAGCTCAGAAAATAGAGAGGAATATTCACGCTCTGATTTTGATCACTCCGAAGCGGCCGCCTCACAAATGCCACGTGCTGAGGCGCTCACCCAGATGGTGGAGCAAAAAATCAATGAATATCCGCTGCCAGAGAGTGCGCCACAAGTGCATTATTACAGTGGTGCTGGCGCACCCGCTAGCCGTTATGCGTCAGTGCCTGTTGCGGCGGGCGGTACTGCTGCTGCGATAGGTCGAACGCCGATAGGTGGTGTGAATAGTAAGTTGCCAGCTGCGCCGCCTAAAGTTGAGGAAATCTGGACGAATTGCAATACACTCGGTTGGTCCAGACAACGTGATCATCTGCAGCGCGTACAGCTGAAAATCGGTGATATGGCACCATGTGAGAATATTTCCATAGCAACGGTAAACAGCATGTGCACCGAGGCGACCTATCAGAAGCACGATTGCACG CAAGAAGAGTACTCTGGTGCGCCTGTGCAGTGCCTCATACCGGGCACAAATCAATGGGCATTGCTGGGTGTTTCATCCTGGCGTATTGCTTGTGGACCAAGTGGCGTCGAGCGACCGAGAATGTATGACAAAATCACCTCGAATGCGGCATGGATACGGGAGATACTAAGTGCAGCGTAG
- the LOC105210558 gene encoding uncharacterized protein LOC105210558 isoform X1, protein MSQRRVLKVSYHGNRQLIRYKKGSTYNEILKTIMKHFQIPCKRKSALILKLTNEAGKVFSKRQLTNYLSLFPTPKITFHLQNSKESTASSGKHLRVLPRNHKTIKTSITKQHRRQKRQHVSDYVYDPTYPTAAVFRMNCFVGVYPSKCAPPPVKRVRFSESSNSIRIIPARSLTPEPVKGALRRTNSFVGEYPQLLET, encoded by the exons ATGTCCCAACGCAGAGTTTTGAAAGTCTCCTACCATGGAAACCGTCAGTTAATCCGTTATAAGAAGGGCAGCACTTATAATGAAATACTTAAGACAA TTATGAAACACTTCCAGATTCCCTGCAAACGCAAGTCAGCATTAATACTTAAGCTCACAAATGAAGCCGGAAAAGTGTTTAGTAAACGTCAACTCACTAACTATCTCTCATTGTTTCCGACTCCGAAGATTACATTCCATCTACAAAACAGTAAAGAATCAACAGCTAGTTCTGGAAAGCATCTGCGAGTATTACCACGAAATCATAAAACAATCAAAACCTCGATTACAAAGCAACATAGGAGGCAAAAACGTCAACACGTTAGCGATTACGTGTACGATCCGACCTACCCTACCGCAGCTGTGTTTCGCATGAACTGTTTCGTAGGCGTTTATCCGAGCAAGTGTGCCCCGCCGCCAGTGAAACGCGTGCGTTTTAGCGAATCTTCCAACAGCATCAGAATTATACCTGCACGCTCGCTAACACCTGAGCCTGTTAAAGGTGCGCTGCGGCGTACGAATTCTTTTGTGGGTGAATATCCACAACTGTTGGAAACATAA
- the LOC128922127 gene encoding uncharacterized protein LOC128922127: protein MVEGGSLIVCYRKQISNINYAPTNRYEQIIKLIIQRFNIPAAHETALLISTENGRIFDKLQFDYFLTLFPNPSIVFYIRYDYNRAVSLLQGTQPQQEIVKITIECSDIQMKKKSENRLGEDEQMATKFTPVYRMDCFIYEYPTPTIKLTNDSVRKQKPIMKKQSPRSEFVKRVKKRLQMGELKKRTIKPLEQVKRFMRL from the exons ATGGTAGAAGGCGGCAGTTTGATTGTTTGCTATCGGAAGCAAATCAGTAACATCAATTATGCGCCCACAAATCGTTATGAGCAGATCATCAAGTTAA TTATTCAGCGCTTCAATATACCCGCCGCACATGAGACCGCGTTGCTGATCTCCACCGAAAATGGCAGAATCTTTGATAAACTGCAATTTGACTACTTTCTCACGCTCTTTCCGAACCCCAGCATTGTTTTCTACATACGTTATGATTATAATCGTGCAGTCAGCCTATTGCAGGGAACGCAGCCGCAACaggaaattgtaaaaataacaatagAGTGTAGTGACATACaaatgaagaagaaaagtgagAACCGACTGGGTGAAGATGAGCAAATGGCAACGAAATTTACACCAGTCTACCGTATGGATTGTTTCATCTACGAATATCCCACACCAACTATAAAACTAACAAATGACAGTGTTAGAAAACAGAAACCTATCATGAAGAAACAGTCACCGCGCAGCGAATTTGTAAAGCGTGTGAAGAAGCGTTTGCAAATGGGTGAATTGAAAAAGCGCACAATTAAACCTTTGGAGCAAGTGAAACGCTTTATGCGGCTGTGA
- the LOC105210558 gene encoding uncharacterized protein LOC105210558 isoform X2, with protein sequence MSQRRVLKVSYHGNLMKHFQIPCKRKSALILKLTNEAGKVFSKRQLTNYLSLFPTPKITFHLQNSKESTASSGKHLRVLPRNHKTIKTSITKQHRRQKRQHVSDYVYDPTYPTAAVFRMNCFVGVYPSKCAPPPVKRVRFSESSNSIRIIPARSLTPEPVKGALRRTNSFVGEYPQLLET encoded by the exons ATGTCCCAACGCAGAGTTTTGAAAGTCTCCTACCATGGAAACC TTATGAAACACTTCCAGATTCCCTGCAAACGCAAGTCAGCATTAATACTTAAGCTCACAAATGAAGCCGGAAAAGTGTTTAGTAAACGTCAACTCACTAACTATCTCTCATTGTTTCCGACTCCGAAGATTACATTCCATCTACAAAACAGTAAAGAATCAACAGCTAGTTCTGGAAAGCATCTGCGAGTATTACCACGAAATCATAAAACAATCAAAACCTCGATTACAAAGCAACATAGGAGGCAAAAACGTCAACACGTTAGCGATTACGTGTACGATCCGACCTACCCTACCGCAGCTGTGTTTCGCATGAACTGTTTCGTAGGCGTTTATCCGAGCAAGTGTGCCCCGCCGCCAGTGAAACGCGTGCGTTTTAGCGAATCTTCCAACAGCATCAGAATTATACCTGCACGCTCGCTAACACCTGAGCCTGTTAAAGGTGCGCTGCGGCGTACGAATTCTTTTGTGGGTGAATATCCACAACTGTTGGAAACATAA
- the LOC105210555 gene encoding uncharacterized protein LOC105210555, whose product MSSILDMKPGPPDYWADIYNFFLPLKYFITNDRFDALMQHVDLNYLLNAMFWIFLLFAGGFIGFYKIFEVFLRTSNIKFYKRKQFARSVWNIAFYAACTLFLYFYNEFMLLPQLFKNQGRYSLFYSSENMIFYQSQQCEKFQFYSLFIITFNLHNAILDFKESDYLEACSKTLYLLALGAIDVYKYENYFVGLNLSLGIYNILTESLFLLALINSKGSRLLFQVFLGLRIASWSHVFISLLPFKYLVPTLFAKNFKIMLNVTIWLWYGLSIWNSPVLQYFYHQIYHTSPSDCSGEGSAAKCILLKDSSEHRHFKTLKKAYMEVKLAQEKLKISSLANSSGSDSSCTSAKAFQAIKCIMTLKRKLKRIREGRGSEMENDTEDMNNE is encoded by the exons ATGTCGTCTATATTGGATATGAAGCCTGGTCCGCCCGACTATTGGGCGGACATTTACAACTTCTTTCTGCCGCTAAAATACTTCATCACAAATGACCGGTTCGATGCCTTGATGCAGCATGTGGACTTGAATTATTTGCTCAACGCTATGTTTTGGATATTCTTATTATTCGCCGGAGGCTTTATTggattctataaaatatttgag GTTTTCCTCAGAACATCCAATATAAAATTCTACAAGCGCAAACAATTTGCTCGATCAGTGTGGAACATTGCTTTTTATGCCGCTTGCACACTCTTCCTATACTTTTACAATGAATTTATGTTGCTACCGCAACTGTTTAAGAATCAAGGCAGATATTCATTGTTCTATTCATCAGAGAATATGATATTTTATCAATCACAACAATGCGAAAAATTTCAATTCTATTCGCTTTTCATCATAACATTTAATCTACATAACGCCATATTGGATTTTAAAGAATCTGATTATCTAGAGGCTTGCTCGAAGACGCTATACTTGCTTGCATTGGGAGCTATTGATGTGtacaa ATATGAAAACTATTTTGTTGGTCTGAATCTCAGTTTGGGCATCTACAATATACTTACGGAATCTCTCTTTTTGCTGGCCTTAATTAATTCGAAAGGCAGCCGTTTATTGTTTCAAGTGTTTTTGGGACTACGCATCGCTTCGTG GTCCCACGTATTCATCAGCTTGCtaccatttaaatatttagttccTACATTGTTTgccaaaaactttaaaataatgttaaatgttaCGATTTGGCTGTGGTACGGTCTGTCGATTTGGAATTCGCCAGTGCTCCAGTATTTCTATCATCAGATTTATCACACTTCACCGTCGGACTGCTCGGGCGAAGGTTCTGCAGCaaa GTGCATCCTACTGAAGGACTCGAGTGAACATCGTCATTTTAAAACGCTTAAAAAAGCttatatggaagtaaaattagCGCAAGAGAAATTGAAGATTAGCTCTCTAGCCAACTCGTCTGGTTCAGATAGTTCCTGCACATCGGCCAAAGCTTTTCAGGCTATTAAAT GCATAATGACGCTAAAGCGCAAATTGAAGCGTATACGCGAGGGTCGTGGCTCTGAGATGGAGAATGACACCGAAGATATGAATAACGAATAG
- the LOC105210657 gene encoding uncharacterized protein LOC105210657 isoform X2 has translation MQMHNKQKSSGDSKSSSAEKSSKSASANGVSNSNNSSNNNNNNNTIRENNNVCGKHISNGKANWNAKGIQSNPSGHRDSTGNGLNTPAQPQKVFHNARCARHHKPHHNHSHNSNNNNNNSSSNNSIANGNNNNNSSSNSNGGLANGTTPNGLTDLCHHQLVTPPAHGHGHNHTHTNGGGGHRRKSESVLSTDSDIRFTRRKLGDSQKCGCAVIAGFLVALLVAGAFVYVGYTYFRPEPLPDRTFRGKFLVMNDKWSMELADQNSLRFNHKARDFRERINLVVKRSDLREAYEGSEILALDGTEDTNEVVVHFNLIFDPYAGLVSTADLLALFAEEITAPNRKYFANMTVDPQSLTIKEVTGLIEEPIMSSSPLGGEDETTEIITTTPKPPRRCEPLKLNYCRSIGYNITTYPNFLGHHSFEEVQADVIAFRELVDAECFREAFDFVCRLLQPPCDTHGSFEPTPGVMCREYCQLFMRGCGSRLPARFKRFFDCETFPESTGIQSCHHKPHCAHDLQNNAQSPRLCDGFVDCPDFSDERTCTFCTGNSLYCGRGRACVSRKARCDGKADCPDGSDEKDCLAIAPLAADLLKPEPMVPYLPRFHSEGFAVFSEKGVVGKLCAEGLEDDSKLIVRQTVAESLCKSLGYESVDIFEVRNDTEQVEDYVRVLDPHAPEISFIRTHCQKRRVLYVGCGELQCGVQSVLSPKQHLSLPKMSSPGDWPWLVALYREDIHVCDGTLISRDWVLTTESCFQGQPRATWMAIFGAVRLSSNAPWTQRRRIIGLIKSPVEGSTAALIRLETPVNFSDHVRPICLPDELQRKQDQLAKRRAFVPKAERLEGKRPLPKVSPTPSAVQRRLAESQKFFVSPAVEQDSVDANSGGSSSENREEYSRSDFDHSEAAASQMPRAEALTQMVEQKINEYPLPESAPQVHYYSGAGAPASRYASVPVAAGGTAAAIGRTPIGGVNSKLPAAPPKVEEIWTNCNTLGWSRQRDHLQRVQLKIGDMAPCENISIATVNSMCTEATYQKHDCTQEEYSGAPVQCLIPGTNQWALLGVSSWRIACGPSGVERPRMYDKITSNAAWIREILSAA, from the exons AATAAGCAAAAATCAAGTGGGGATAGCAAGAGTAGCTCAGCTGAAAAGTCTTCGAAATCTGCAAGTGCCAATGGTgtaagcaatagcaacaacagcagcaacaacaacaataataataatactattcGAGAGAATAACAACGTTTGCGGCAAACACATTTCAAATGGCAAAGCAAATTGGAATGCAAAG GGCATTCAGAGCAATCCTAGTGGACATCGCGATTCAACCGGAAATGGCTTGAATACACCAGCGCAGCCGCAAAAGGTCTTTCACAATGCGCGTTGTGCACGTCACCACAAACCACATCACAATCAtagccacaacagcaacaacaacaataacaatagcagcagcaacaacagtattGCCAAtggtaacaataacaacaatagcagcagtaATAGCAACGGTGGTCTCGCGAATGGCACGACACCAAATGGTCTTACCGATTTGTGTCATCACCAATTGGTCACTCCACCCGCACATGGACATGgacacaatcacacacacaccaacggTGGTGGCGGACATCGAAGGAAATCAGAATCAGTACTATCCACAGATTCGGATATACGATTCACGCGTCGCAAACTGGGCGATAGTCAGAAGTGCGGTTGTGCTGTGATAGCGGGATTTCTAGTCGCGCTCCTAGTGGCCGGCGCTTTCGTTTATGTTGGTT ACACATACTTCCGCCCTGAACCGCTGCCAGATCGGACCTTCCGCGGCAAGTTTTTGGTCATGAACGATAAATGGTCTATGGAGTTGGCAGATCAGAATTCCTTGCGGTTTAATCATAAAGCGCGTGACTTCCGTGAGCGTATTAATTTGGTTGTAAAACGTTCCGATTTACGTGAGGCTTACGAAGGCAGCGAGATACTGGCTTTGGATGG CACGGAGGATACCAATGAGGTTGTTGTACATTTCAATCTTATTTTCGACCCATATGCTGGGCTGGTATCGACTGCCGATCTCTTGGCACTCTTCGCTGAGGAGATTACCGCGCCGAATCGCAAATATTTCGCCAATATGACTGTTGATCCACAGAGTCTAACCATCAAAGAAGTTACTGGTCTCATTGAAGAACCCATTATGTCTTCTTCACCACTGGGCGGCGAAGATGAGACTACCGAGATAATTACGACTACACCTAAACCACCGCGTCGTTGTGAACCACTCAAATTGAATTACTGCCGTTCGATCGGTTATAATATCACAACATATCCAAATTTCTTGGGCCATCATTCGTTTGAGGAAGTTCAAGCGGACGTGATTGCTTTTCGCGAATTAGTCGATGCGGAGTGTTTTCGTGAGGCTTTCGATTTTGTTTGTCGTTTACTGCAGCCACCTTGTGATACACATGGTTCATTCGAACCCACGCCGGGCGTCATGTGTCGCGAATATTGTCAGCTCTTCATGAGGGGTTGTGGTAGTCGTTTGCCGGCACGTTTCAAGCGTTTTTTCGATTGTGAAACTTTCCCGGAATCGACGGGCATACAGAGTTGTCATCATAAGCCGCATTGCGCACACGATTTGCAAAATAATGCACAAAGTCCGCGTTTATGTGACGGTTTTGTGGACTGTCCCGATTTCTCTGATGAACGCACCTGTACCTTCTGTACGGGAAATTCCTTATATTGTGGTAGAGGACGCGCTTGTGTGTCACGTAAGGCGCGCTGCGATGGCAAAGCGGATTGTCCGGATGGTTCGGATGAAAAAGATTGTC TTGCAATAGCACCACTGGCTGCTGATCTCTTAAAACCAGAGCCAATGGTGCCATATTTACCACGCTTCCACTCAGAAGGTTTCGCGGTATTTTCTGAAAAAGGAGTTGTGGGGAAATTGTGCGCAGAAGGCCTCGAGGACGATAGTAAATTGATAGTACGTCAAACTGTGGCAGAATCTCTTTGCAAATCTCTCGGCTATGA ATCTGTCGACATATTTGAAGTGCGCAACGATACCGAACAAGTAGAAGATTACGTGCGTGTGCTGGATCCCCACGCGCCAGAGATATCTTTCATACGCACTCATTGTCAGAAGCGACGGGTACTCTACGTGGGCTGTGGTGAGTTACAGTGTGGTGTGCAGTCTGTATTATCGCCGAAACAACATCTGTCCTTACCAAAGATGTCCTCACCTGGTGATTGGCCTTGGTTAGTGGCGCTTTATCGCGAGGACATACATGTGTGTGACGGAACACTG ATATCTCGCGATTGGGTACTCACAACCGAGTCATGTTTCCAAGGACAACCACGCGCCACTTGGATGGCCATATTCGGCGCCGTGCGGCTTTCATCGAACGCACCATGGACTCAGCGTCGTCGTATCATTGGTTTGATAAAGAGCCCCGTGGAAGGATCGACAGCGGCATTAATTCGACTTGAGACACCAGTTAATTTCTCTGATCATGTGCGACCTATATGCCTACCCGATGAACTGCAACGCAAACAAGATCAACTGGCGAAACGACGTGCTTTTGTTCCCAAAGCTGAGCGTCTAGAAGGCAAACGTCCACTGCCGAAGGTGTCGCCAACGCCCAGTGCTGTGCAACGTCGTTTAGCAGAATCACAAAAATTCTTTGTCTCACCGGCGGTGGAGCAGGACTCAGTTGACGCAAACAGCGGAGGTAGCAGCTCAGAAAATAGAGAGGAATATTCACGCTCTGATTTTGATCACTCCGAAGCGGCCGCCTCACAAATGCCACGTGCTGAGGCGCTCACCCAGATGGTGGAGCAAAAAATCAATGAATATCCGCTGCCAGAGAGTGCGCCACAAGTGCATTATTACAGTGGTGCTGGCGCACCCGCTAGCCGTTATGCGTCAGTGCCTGTTGCGGCGGGCGGTACTGCTGCTGCGATAGGTCGAACGCCGATAGGTGGTGTGAATAGTAAGTTGCCAGCTGCGCCGCCTAAAGTTGAGGAAATCTGGACGAATTGCAATACACTCGGTTGGTCCAGACAACGTGATCATCTGCAGCGCGTACAGCTGAAAATCGGTGATATGGCACCATGTGAGAATATTTCCATAGCAACGGTAAACAGCATGTGCACCGAGGCGACCTATCAGAAGCACGATTGCACG CAAGAAGAGTACTCTGGTGCGCCTGTGCAGTGCCTCATACCGGGCACAAATCAATGGGCATTGCTGGGTGTTTCATCCTGGCGTATTGCTTGTGGACCAAGTGGCGTCGAGCGACCGAGAATGTATGACAAAATCACCTCGAATGCGGCATGGATACGGGAGATACTAAGTGCAGCGTAG